The sequence AGAACTAGAGCCGTAGAAGAAGTTAAACGCTTTAGCTATAAAATCCTCTTCAGAACACTTTCAGTTTCCTTAataacgataaaaaaaaaaacgatgatTTCGTCTCCTCAAGACGGCGCGGTTTAGGTGCTTGCATATCTCATGACGGGTTAGCGATACTCTGAAGGGCGTAGGGGGGGACAAAGGGATTGCTGCAGAGAAATGATTCTGTGGATTAAGATTTGGTTTAAAATGACAAAATAGCTTATATACATTGGTATTCATCTGTGCAattcttcctttttttgtttacttGGCTGTATAAACAgcacgggaggggagggggaagggggtgggtcAGGCagcgcgagagggagggagggggagatagtGATGAAgcaccccccgcctccccccgtcCTCCCGCCATGCTCTTGTTGGCTCTCTACTCCTGTCCGAATCCTTCAGTCTCCTCGATGGCGAACAGCAGCTTCTCCTTCAGCTGCTCAAAGCTCTTGTAGGGGGGGAGGTCCAGCCGGTTAAAGCTGGAAGGGAAAACAAACGCACCCCAGGGTGAATAACAGGGGAACCATGGAGCACGGCTGGAAGTGGTCCAGGACACTGGCCTTGAGAATACATAGAGAAGAGGATAATGGCTGATCACTGCAACAAGGCGAAGCACCAGATCCCCTCAGTCAGACAGTCTCCCTTCATCCTGTACTGttcatttattgtatttttaatacaaataacacATTCCTCGTAAGTGAAAGCCGACCTTGTAATACAACCCTCTGGTTCTGATATCACAGGGATCTGATATCATTGAAAGTTTTTTGTTACCTTGTTAGTTGCTCCTTTATAGAGGCGTGCCAAGGGTGCATGCAAGGTAGGGTGTGTTGGTCCAGGGTGTTTCGATACGATACGTAATAGACCTATGGTTGTACTCACCATGTGTGACTTCTGGGAAGCCAGGTTTCCTTCCCCACCTTCTCGATGCAGAACTTCTGAGGCCCGTTACTCCCTAGGGTAGGAAAACCCGGCACAAGAATTATGGACAGGGTATAAGACATTTAAAATACTGGGTTAGGGCAAAACCGACCTCTTAAAAGAATCAGGGCTCAGGACTAGAATTTTCAAACAAATTTGGccacaacactatttacatttGTAATTAACAGAATATtaatttgttgttgtgtgtgtgagtaagtgtaCCCATGAGCTCGGCGAAGCCCCCCAGCGGCAGCCTGCAGGTACCCGTGACAAACTGCATGAGCCTCAGACGCACCTCGTTGTCCACCTCCTTCACCAActgcagggggcgccagagaaacacaaacactgagCAGTCCtcaccacaaacacagacaagcaTCACGGGTGTGAAGTGGATGAGGATTAGGTTAATAAGGATACTTAAATCTCAAGGGCTGAGTAAACTAGAGGAAGTCACGTAAAAGGTACCGTAAGCTTGCTTAACAATTAAAAAGCCCCCATGTTGTAGGAATCCAAATTAGGTTTGTTTAATGCGAAATGATACATTGTCAATATTTATGCcctattaaaataaatgtaagtcTATATCATTAGTAAACATGCCCTCATCCTTGTAATAAAACCATAAATGGGAATCAGATACCCCCGGCTGAAGATACACAAAGTACTATTTAAGAATAACTTTCCTGCTCTTCCTCAAGGTCCAACCAACGGAAAGACCTCGTCTACATTACCTGCCAGAACCAAATGATCTGTTTGCTGTTTCTAGTGTAGTGGCGATACACAGTGTTCCTCTGCCAGTCCTGCAGATCCACCTCCTGCATGCCACACAGCATCACCtgcatcgacacacacacacacacacacacgtgtgagtGTTTGGCTCATTTTTCATACATCGGTACTGGCCATAATACCAACCATAGTGCTGTGCCgaacatgtgcgtgtgtggaagAGCACAGCCACTCACCTCTAACTCCTTCTCGTCAAAGTACTGGAGCCACTGGAGCGGAACCACCTCATTGAACCCGTCCAGGAAGGCCTTGGTCTGGCCCTCCACCCCCCGGGAGAACCGCCACTCTGCCAtcaagctgcacacacacacacacacacacacacacacacacacacacacacacacacacacacacacacacacacacacacacacacacacacacacacacacacacacacacacacacacacacacacacacacaccaatgtgtAAGCCTGGACAATAATCAATACGACCTTTTATCGGTATGAAATGAAGAGATCGACTCAACGCAATGCCCCGTTTTATATTCAAAAGAAGTTACGATAAGAAGACCCTTATAATGATCAAACTGAGATTTAAAACTTTTAGTGGGATAACACATTACATCTCCATATGCTTCAATGTAATAACCCTCAGTTTGACTGTTTAGGAAAGTGTTTAGAATACAGGAGTATATTGTGGTATATATATCCCGTACAATGCCCAATAATTATCCATTTCATCCTAACACCCCAcgaatgcatgcgtgtgtggtgttTCCAATCATTATGAGGAATTACAATCACCATGACAAAACCTCCTCCTCAATCTGATTAGCGTGTCCTAAAGGCCCAGAGGTGGCCCTCAGGAAGGCCTGTCCCGGCGGGACCACCCAGAGTGCACCCTACCTGATGTACTCCTCCTTGTTCTCCTCGGTGACCTGCACATTGGTGCCGTCGGCCTTCAGGTCGTGGGAAGTGATCTTGCCCAGGATCTCCATGTCCACCGAGAAGAACATCTCCAGGCCGCACTCCTCTATGTTGTTGTCCctgcggagggggaggaggaggaggggaaccgATGATGGAAGAGAGGAAAGATTAATGTTTTCGCCCTGACTAGCATGAAAAATTCTTTCCCCAGTGCAAGCGGGTGATGTAAAACATGTCCTGGATTCGCacactagggctggcccgaaaaCCAATTTTCAAGCATTGtatatcttaaaaaaaaaaaaatctccgtTACAAAGTGTTCTTTTGGAGAGATTTTCAAAACTcgaaaataattgtttgaataatccTGATTCAAAAATTGACCAAAATAaccgtgattatgattttttccataatggtGCAGCCCCAGCAGAAGGCGGGTAGGGTGGCGTTACCGGATCCAGATGAGGGAGTTGTAGAACTCTGGGTCGATGGACTCCAGGTCCTTCAGGAGCAGCTTCTTGTTGAGCATGCGCTTGTAGAAGGGCAGCGAGAAGCCCGTGTCGATGAACTTGCCGTGGAACAGCGCCTGTCGACCGCACAGACAAAAGAGCCAAAGAGACCGATGTCAACACggtgacagagagcgagagatggaaaCAAAGCCCCTCAGTCTGTGGATAAATAAAAACCCTTTCAAACAAAGCTATGGGGACAAGGGGACACTTAGTGATTGGATACCCAAGTAATTGTACTGACATTGTGAAGCGCGATTTGTAATGAAATATTGTCATGCAAAAAACAAGAGCACACAAACGATGGAGATTATGGTGATTCAGCGTGCTGCCCTCGTTGTGCTTATACTGATTGGTTTTATACAGTTACAAACATTTGCagtactttttttctttttgagcaTCAGAGGCGTTTGGCACAACGTCGACTTTATGATGTTATGCCATACGCGGACGCTCGAACGCCTTCTCACCCATCCTTGTACTGAATGCATCGGAATTTTTATAAGTGTTCTCCAAAATACTTTATATGTTGCCGTCTGCCCAAATATCCAAAACACATTTTGTCTTCTCTTCGCTCCATGTTGAGCCACGACTCATTTTTAACGGGTCTGATAATGTGATGCCGGTCTGATAACGTGACGTTGATCTTTGAATTAACTgcgctaatcaaacaatataaatgAATACACAAGCAGCAATGGGAGTCTGTTGCGTCCAATAAggcattttattttcataacTGGGTCGGACCGAGCGTGGTCGCATTCACATCCAAAGGGAACCGCATCAGGGTGCGTTTGGAAGCGACCCGAGACCACCTCTCCGGCTGGGTCTCGGACCGGCTGTTTGGTCCGCAACCAAGTTCGATGGTTTGTATTCACACCAGCCCAAAAGGTCTGCACCAGtgatttttttggtttggttcgaACCGAACAAGGCAGGTGTGAATTCGCCCTTATattccaaaataaaaacatgtacTTATTTGCGTATTCCAAAATAAGAATAAGTCTGGAACCTCTCAGGGGCGACAAACATGTGACAAATCAGTGTCACCCATCTTGGTtgtttcctgttcctcctctcaaAGTCGTTGTAAACCCGCCCCATATAAAATTGGACCAACTCGGGACCGGTCTGCTGGAAATCCTTCTGACCCGGAGGGGGGCCAGACGCCGATGCCAGAGCAGCTAAGACAACTACCAGATTTGTCTGGTTCCCACGCTCGGCCGAAACACTTTGCGTCGACAACTTTACAAGGAAGCATAACGCGCTGACACCTGATTCGACTTGGTACGGCCACCTGGAGTGCTGAATCGCCACTACAGCTCGAATCCACACAGGACTCTCTTAAACTTTGCAGGTGTGGGCAGGAAGAAGGTGACGGGTGAGCATGAAgggtgcgtgagtgtgcgttcGGACTTACCATGGCGATAAAGCGCCCTATGAAGCAGAAGTAGGAGAGGTGGTCAGGGTTGATGGTGGAGGCGGGGTTGATCTGCAGACAGTAGTTGCTCTTGCCGGCGTACTCAAACAGACAGTACATGGGGTTGAGCACCTCGTGGGACAGCAGGAAGAACCACTCCctgagtgggggtgggggagagagagagagatggagagaggaaaaaaggaCGTGTGAATGAGAGAGGGcaccaaaacaaaatcagacTACATAATTAGTTTAGCCATCTACTACTTTTTTACATTTGGGGCTAAATACAGAAAGTGAGAGAATTTGAACCCTGAGTTCTCCCACTGATGCAACACGGACATGGGTTACGGTTCATCAGACTGCTGCATTTCGAAGCACCAACAATTTGCATTCATTGCCATTCTTACCGAGCCAGGCCACCATAGTccagtccctcctctcctctgaagATGACGTAAAGCCTCCTTCTCAGGTCGTAGGGTTTAAGGGCCATTATCTAAAAGCACGCGTCAAAAGAAATGattttattataaaatatatccTTACTTTCCGTGTGTCACCTTTGCTGCCGTAGCGCATCTACAAAAAAAAGCAACCAAATAAAAGTAcccaaatatattaataatctAATTAGCTACCCAttagttttgtatttttatcatACATTACTCGAAACCTTTTGGTTATTGTTCTTATCGGTTAATGACTGGTTGACAAGCGTAGGTAATCGGTcagcaaataaataataagcaaaaagaagaaaggagtACAATGGAGAATGTTCAATGCAGTTGCTAGTTTAATGCATATGGGGATAGTAGGCTTTGTATCCACGATGCACAGAAGAGCGTCAGATCAGTGACTTCTGCCTCAGGGTCGCAGGCTCTGACAACTCACTCACTTGCTGGAAAGAGTCTTCGAACAGGGTCTGTCTCGACACAGTGATCTTCACATGGCTGGGAAGTGCATTGGACTGaggtaacagagagagagagacagagacacacgagTACGTCTGtgaaaacattttcaacataTCTTCTCCATCCACGACACTGGGAAGTGATTACCTAAAGTAATAAGTAATGGGAAGTAATTACCTGGCACAGGTAGCGAAAGTGGGCGAGCTTCCACCTGAAGCTGCGCTCGTAGGCAATTTGAGGCCCCTTGGTGCTagggagagagcgcgagagagagagggagcgagagagagtgcaagaggAGTCATTTACGATGTCAACAAGGAGAGGGCATCTCAGGTCATATTCAAAGCGCCTAGGTCCAATAAACATGTCAGGTCCGTGAATCACCACTTTAGGGGTCATTGTTATGGCAAGGCCAATTCATCAAGCCTGGGACACTTGAATGGATGACGAGGGGCCCAGAAAGAAAGCACGAAACTGCCCCGGCGGAGGCAGGGGTCTGAATGGGACTACTGAGTGCATTAGTGTGCCCCTACACAGAGGATTTTCCGGTGCGGGGGTCATTGAAGGTGGTGGTCCGGGTGTTATGGTCCACAAAGTAGCGCACCCCTTCTCTGGTGTAGCGGATCTCCCAGCCCTCTGGGAGCGGCTCCTCGTTCTGGAGCCTGAAAGCCAGGAAACCCACAACGCCCACtcagagaagcacacacacacacaacaacacagaccACGGTGACACTCCCGCTTTGAGGCCCACCACTCGGCGGCCTGCCGACAGGATGCTCGCCGTACACAGAGCGTTGACATGCCATTGCGTTGAACCGGGCAAAAACCCGCTACTCACCCCTGTGTCCGGGGGTCCTCCCACTGCGTGGTCTTAGTGCTGTGGTTGACGAAGTACACGCGGTCGTTGGAGTCCACACGCCTCTCTGCTTGGGGTGGAGGACAGGCAGGCAATCAGCGCCGGGGTACATAACGAGCCAGGCGCGTACTGTGACCACTGTGGTCTGTGGACCACCCTAGTGTTTGTGAACGAGTCTGGGTCACATCTGGATCCAAATTACATCAGACTCGGATGGTACATGGAATAACGGCTGTTGTGTGACCTCCCGAGAAGAACGGCTAAGAAGCGCACTAGTGACTAGGCAGTATACGAATGATTAAAGAGCTTCCCACAAAGAACAATCTAACATTTACCCATCCAAATCAGTGTACGCTCTGTGCTCCATTGTACATCAACATTACCTACTCAAATCCCAAGATAATAGTGTCTATCAGGCAGATAATACCAGAGCCACCAACGTTTATACAGAGTGTACCCATGAAATCTATTTAAAATAAAGCAGGCGGAAAAAATGCTTAAAATTGACATGGGCAAGATTgatacatttaaaaaggtaTACCCTTGCTATGCACTACTATGCTACCACAGTACAGCACGGAAAGTAACTGGAAAGTTAAACTCTGCCCCCAGCAGTGTTACAATTGAAATATATCGCTTTTCAAATTACCGGTGAGAGAATAGGGATGAAAATGGCACCAGGGCCGAGGTTGCATCAAACATGGGACCAGAATGTTGTTGTACTTTCACAAGCGTTTTGCTGCTTGTGTATGCTTTGTGTCCATGCACGCTGAGGTGAGGTCGATAGCGTACATGGACTACAGTAGGCTCATGCTGCAGCCATAAGCCCTGGTGAATGGTGGCCCTCTGTGAACCTCAGGTAGAGGAGCAGAACTCACCCCAGCCAGGCGGAAGCGGGCCTAGGGGGTCGTTCTCCGCCGACATCATGGAGGCCTGgcgatcggggggggggggggggggagagaggtggagtgaAGTGGAGAGGACGAAGAGGATCCGATCCACCGAGaagtaaacaaagaaaattGATCAAAACCATGAAGCCCAAATGTTCAACTGAAAGGATCAAATAGCCAAACACGCTCTTcaagataaaaacaaaaaaataagcgAAAGCAAGATTCAAATCAAAGCTATGTTTTTCTATCGAGCCCGACAGGGCGAGCAGCAGGCCGCCTCTGTAGCCTTGCAACGCTGGTTTCGCTCTTTCGACTGGGTCGTTAATCATGATGGCATCGGGCTCAAATCAAAGACTCAGAGAGAGGCCTTCCCGAAGAACACCTGGAATAATGGGCagatggaggaagggaaggggggcaggaccccccaccaccaccacccccccctacTGCGTAGGCCATGGATCACCGTggagcagcctccccagacacACTGCCCCTTAATCAAAGTTTCATAGCACCTGAGGGAAATAAATGAGCTGGTTTATCGGTTTTGCACCCCGCGGGACTTGTAAATATGAGAACAATTCTGTCAAAAACTCAAGAGCGGTcgtaaaatagaaataaaattttattttacaaaagcCCTCAAGGGTGACACAATTAGGTCATCAGGCTTTAAAGACCCTTAACTCATCCTGAACGCCCTTCGGAGGGCCTGTGAAGTGGTGAGCAACGGCGTCCCCTTACGGAATAGAGGTATCTCTGGTTGAACTGGTGCATGGCTCCCTGAAGCTGGCTCCTCTGGCTCTGCCACTGCTCAAAGTTGCGGACCGACTCCATGGTGGGCCGCTGCCACGTGGTGGTGCGGGTGTTGTGGTCCACGTAGTAGATACGGCCCCGGTCGTCCACCCTTCTCTcccagctagagagagagagagaggcgcagaaagagagtgagtgagagagtgagagagagagagagatacagagacagagatacagagacagagacagagacggacagagacggacagagacggacagagacggacagagacggacagagacggacagagacggacagagacggacagagacggcAAAGTTAGGGACGTTGATCAAAAACATGAAGCCAAGCAAACAAGGCAGAGAGAGCTTTGTGAAAGGTTAGGGTCATGGAAGCGGAAGGCAATAGTTCACAAACAGTGGCATTTGTTCCACACACTGATAAATATACTAATTTCCTCCCCTGTCACTAAGATCTAGAGGATATACGTTGAGGGATGGGGTGAGTGAGACTGACCCTGGGGGTAGAGGCTGCGGCCTCTCCCaggtggtggtcctggtgtTGTGGTCTACGTAGTACGTCCGGCCATGTGGGTCTTTCCTCTGCTCCCACCTGGTAGTCCCAAGGAACAGTAAAATGATTTACACAAAACACAGGGCTGTTGTTCCGGCCCTTTGAACAGTGAGCCTGGCTTGCTGCTTGAGCCATCGTTTAGCAGTTCAAACGCAGACACGACACAGATGGAAACCTGATGACAAGACACTTGATCGGAGGCGCATCTAGAGCGGCATTGTTGCCTCCATGGCCCTGAGCATTTCCAGATTCAACAGGATTTTAGGTATTGGATGTTAGATAATGGATGGATTGACCGTTAAGTACAGAGGATGTAATGACATGACCATAATCCACAAACAGTATCTCATGAGGCTTCAAAGCCTATGCAATGTCACAATAGAGATCAATGCTGTTATTTCGTACCCTTCAGACCGTCCGGATCACCTCACCACACATTCTGTTTTGCTTCACGAATCGGCCCGTCTACATCATCAACTACCacacagtccctgattggcccgtCTACATCATCAACTACCacacagtccctgattggcccgtCTACATCATCAACTACCacacagtccctgattggcccgtCTACATCATCAACTACCacacagtccctgattggcccgtCTACATCATCAACTACCACACAGTCCCTTATTGGACCGTTTACATCATCAACTACCacacagtccctgattggcccgtCTACATCATCAACTACCacacagtccctgattggcccgtCTACATCATCAACTACCACACAGTCCCTGATCGGCCCGGCTACGTAGTAATGTCAGGATTTGATGTGTGCGGCTAGGGGTCCAGACTGATGCATGTCATGTGATCAGGATAGACTCCAGGCTAAtcccaacgccccccccccccaacaaggCCGGCTGGTTTACCCCGGCGGCAGGGCGTCGGAGGCGGCCGCCGTGCTGCTGGGGGTCGTCTGCTGTCTGGGCTTGGCCCCGTCCGCCGGTGGGTCCTCAGTGCCTCCGGCGAcagccccgccctcccccccgggggggggtgCCGGTTCCCCCGGAGCAGGGCAGGGCGACGTCCCGGCCGCGGGGTCCGGGGCGGGAGCAGCTGACGCACGGGTCGGGGTGCTGGAGTCGGAGGGAGCAGCAGGCGCTGCAGTAacggaggatgaggaggtggtggtggtggtggtggtgctggtggtggtggtggcggcggcggcggcggggcctgGGGTTGTGCTGCCGGCGGCCGGGTCTGGGTCTGGCGGGACGGGGTTCTGGCTAGGGTCTTCATGGCTCTGGGAGGAGGGCGGTGCGTCCTCTGTTGCTGCGGTAGAAGAGGGGTGGGCTGCGTCAACGCCGTCTCCGTTCACTGTAGCGttcagagagaggggcaggggcgAGCGTGACGGAGTATAATAAATAACATCATGAATCAACTTTTCCTTTGACATATACTGCACCCCTTCTATAGAATATTTACCCATTGGAGTTCAGTAattctctcatacacacacacacacacatacacggagaaagagacagagagacagagagagagattagggaCGACTGCATGATTCATGCGTGCGAAGCAACTAAGGGGATTTAGGTCTGCAGATGGCATGGATCTACAGGCCTACATGCTCTAAAGTATTGTGAAGCAGGTGAAGGTTTGAGGTTTTTTTAAGCGAGGAGGCACCgaggtagcctggctccgcccgcctaagtacttccgctcaatttgaatttcccttcagtactaggtctggacctgctgtatgtaatttggttttctggcgccgccacagcggcgcccaatcagcgaacagagggcgtgtctgagaacaatgacgataaagtcgtgcgccagtttgagttgttgttgtaggtcggtagttgatttacaatgtgcaatttttccctgataaattcaattcgacgaacaaaacctgcagctgtcgttgacggacattttcgtgcagacgcgcaaggtgtttggtttgtgtacaacctgcgcgtgattcccggcgcatgccatacgtcacaaccaaacgttagcgattggttatggcagatccagagtggcactgggcagatccaatcattttaaacttcaacagacacccgccttcaagtgagttaacgtttgtcaattgattaggtccagactctctgtacaaatgaaatgaaatgaagtgaagtacgagagtctggtagaaccaggctagcaCCGAGGTGCGAGTGAAGAGGAAATAGCATCCCGTCGTCAGCAGGCAATCACAATTATTCGGTGACAAGGGTTTTGAGCCTGTGCCTGGGCTACACCTGCCAGAGTTTCCTCACCAGTgccgttggtggtggtggtggtggtgcttgcgTCACTGTCTAGGGGTTTGCAGGCAGCGGTGA is a genomic window of Gadus chalcogrammus isolate NIFS_2021 chromosome 23, NIFS_Gcha_1.0, whole genome shotgun sequence containing:
- the LOC130376876 gene encoding NEDD4-like E3 ubiquitin-protein ligase WWP1, whose amino-acid sequence is MATASRAESSHNHGESSQLHAIISCAKLRRKKSLFGSIYVEVTADGETRRTAKTHSSSNPKWDERLALNVSPQSEVDFKVWSHHTIKADSLLGKATLNLRQVLDQHERKLENVKEVLKLSVEQKGAAVSTGELTVYLDGLTVADQEAVQPLTNGNTTTTNPTKTQQNGDAIHENGEDLSSSSRAANSTSNGTEAGPANGSSPGSCSAPNGEDTDLVHDPSSLHNPCPVVNGNATTSNLTAACKPLDSDASTTTTTTNGTVNGDGVDAAHPSSTAATEDAPPSSQSHEDPSQNPVPPDPDPAAGSTTPGPAAAAATTTTSTTTTTTTSSSSVTAAPAAPSDSSTPTRASAAPAPDPAAGTSPCPAPGEPAPPPGGEGGAVAGGTEDPPADGAKPRQQTTPSSTAAASDALPPGWEQRKDPHGRTYYVDHNTRTTTWERPQPLPPGWERRVDDRGRIYYVDHNTRTTTWQRPTMESVRNFEQWQSQRSQLQGAMHQFNQRYLYSASMMSAENDPLGPLPPGWERRVDSNDRVYFVNHSTKTTQWEDPRTQGLQNEEPLPEGWEIRYTREGVRYFVDHNTRTTTFNDPRTGKSSVTKGPQIAYERSFRWKLAHFRYLCQSNALPSHVKITVSRQTLFEDSFQQIMALKPYDLRRRLYVIFRGEEGLDYGGLAREWFFLLSHEVLNPMYCLFEYAGKSNYCLQINPASTINPDHLSYFCFIGRFIAMALFHGKFIDTGFSLPFYKRMLNKKLLLKDLESIDPEFYNSLIWIRDNNIEECGLEMFFSVDMEILGKITSHDLKADGTNVQVTEENKEEYISLMAEWRFSRGVEGQTKAFLDGFNEVVPLQWLQYFDEKELEVMLCGMQEVDLQDWQRNTVYRHYTRNSKQIIWFWQLVKEVDNEVRLRLMQFVTGTCRLPLGGFAELMGSNGPQKFCIEKVGKETWLPRSHTCFNRLDLPPYKSFEQLKEKLLFAIEETEGFGQE